The following are encoded together in the Conger conger chromosome 11, fConCon1.1, whole genome shotgun sequence genome:
- the rilpl2 gene encoding RILP-like protein 2 isoform X2, with protein MEQLPDSSPALAFEKDAFELTVEDVYDISYVIGRDLLKISNAGEDVSELQFRIVRVLEVFETLVNKYNLSLEELKMERDNLKTELERIIADSANGQGTQMLGPNKLVVDLTDPNRPRFTMQELKEVLQERNQLKAQLLVAQEELQLYKSGILPQAEPAMVEVDLGSPPSHRPAPVSTEQKTEETKEEKSTIKKLFSFRRK; from the exons ATGGAGCAGCTACCGGACTCTTCGCCCGCTTTGGCTTTTGAAAAAGACGCTTTTGAGCTGACAGTGGAAGATGTTTATGACATTTCATACGTGATCGGCAGAGACTTGTTGAAAATTAGCAACGCGGGAGAGGATGTCTCTGAACTGCAGTTCAGGATTGTCCGCGTCCTGGAGGTGTTTGAAACTTTGGTGAATAAGTACAACCTATCGCTCGAAGAGCTAAAAATGGAACGCGATAATTTAAAGACCGAGCTGGAGCGAATCATTGCTGACAGCGCGAACGGACAGGGGACG CAAATGCTGGGTCCGAACAAGCTGGTGGTGGACCTGACGGACCCGAACCGGCCGCGCTTCACCATGCAGGAGCTGAAGGAGGTTCTGCAGGAGCGCAACCAGCTCAAAGCCCAGCTGCTGGTGGcccaggaggagctgcagcTGTACAAGAG TGGGATTCTCCCCCAGGCCGAGCCAGCCATGGTGGAGGTGGACCTGGGCTCCCCGCCCTCCCACcgccctgctcctgtctccACCGAGCAGAAGACCGAGGAGACCAAGGAGGAGAAGTCCACCATCAAAAAACT gttttcattcagaAGAAAATAG
- the rilpl2 gene encoding RILP-like protein 2 isoform X1, which produces MEQLPDSSPALAFEKDAFELTVEDVYDISYVIGRDLLKISNAGEDVSELQFRIVRVLEVFETLVNKYNLSLEELKMERDNLKTELERIIADSANGQGTQMLGPNKLVVDLTDPNRPRFTMQELKEVLQERNQLKAQLLVAQEELQLYKSGILPQAEPAMVEVDLGSPPSHRPAPVSTEQKTEETKEEKSTIKKLWQVLDKEVLQKAYTRFSFRRK; this is translated from the exons ATGGAGCAGCTACCGGACTCTTCGCCCGCTTTGGCTTTTGAAAAAGACGCTTTTGAGCTGACAGTGGAAGATGTTTATGACATTTCATACGTGATCGGCAGAGACTTGTTGAAAATTAGCAACGCGGGAGAGGATGTCTCTGAACTGCAGTTCAGGATTGTCCGCGTCCTGGAGGTGTTTGAAACTTTGGTGAATAAGTACAACCTATCGCTCGAAGAGCTAAAAATGGAACGCGATAATTTAAAGACCGAGCTGGAGCGAATCATTGCTGACAGCGCGAACGGACAGGGGACG CAAATGCTGGGTCCGAACAAGCTGGTGGTGGACCTGACGGACCCGAACCGGCCGCGCTTCACCATGCAGGAGCTGAAGGAGGTTCTGCAGGAGCGCAACCAGCTCAAAGCCCAGCTGCTGGTGGcccaggaggagctgcagcTGTACAAGAG TGGGATTCTCCCCCAGGCCGAGCCAGCCATGGTGGAGGTGGACCTGGGCTCCCCGCCCTCCCACcgccctgctcctgtctccACCGAGCAGAAGACCGAGGAGACCAAGGAGGAGAAGTCCACCATCAAAAAACT GTGGCAGGTTTTGGACAAGGAAGTACTGCAGAAGGCGTACACCAG gttttcattcagaAGAAAATAG